Genomic DNA from Comamonas resistens:
GAGACGCTGGCGACAACGGACTTTGCCAATGTCGATGCGCTGAACGCCGTGGTGCGCTCGCGCTTTGTGAGCGTGGAGCCCAAGAGTGCAGAGCACCTTGCCGAAATCAATGCCTGCTTTGCGCAGCCCACGGTGGCCGCCATCGAGCAGGCACTGCAGCAGGGCAGCGACTGGGCCCGCGCCGAAGCAGCCACGTTGCGCAAGCGCTCGCCGCTGATGCTGCATGTGGTGTTGGAGCAGATTCGCCGTGCGCGCCGGATGACGCTGGCCCAGGACCTGCGCATGGAGCGCGATATGGTGCGCCACTGCTTCTATCTGCGTCCCGGTCAGAGCGAGACGGTGGAAGGCATTCGCGCCCTGGCCGTGGACAAGGATCACCATCCGCGCTGGAGTCCCGCCAGCATTGAAGATGTCGGCGATGCGCAGTGGCTGGCGTTTTTCGACAGTCCCTGGCCCGCGCATTCCCATCCGCTGGCGCAGCTCAAGGACTGACACTAGGCAGCGGTTGGCACGGCCATTGACAAAGCCTGGCGGGCCCAACTGCCGGGCTTTGTTTTTGATAGCTGTCAGCGCTTGATGGGAAAGCGCTGAAGCCGGTTTTGATGCGGACTGTGAAAGACAGGCTTCTAACGGGCAGCAGGCAGATCGGCAATGGCCTGGGCCAGCAGGGCGATGGAGCGCGGCGCACAGCCTTCGGCATCATTGCTGATGGTCACAAAAGCGGGCTGCCCGGCGCCGGTGATTCCCTTGACGGTGCGGGCCAGCCACTGGCGGGTGTGCTGGTCTTCGCTGCGGATTTCGCAAAAGGGCTCGTGCTTTTTTTGCGCATCGGCATAGCCATAGGCGCCAAAGCTGCGGTTCAGGTTCCAGCGGCAGACCAGCGGACCGGGCCATAGCGCACGCAGTATGGGCAGTTGCTCTTCGATGGGCGGCATCTTGCCGTGCAGGCCCAGGCAGAAGGTCGCGCCATGAGCCTTGAGCGTATCGACCAGGGCGGGGCCCAGCAGTTCCGGATCGCGCAACTCCACCGCCACAACCACCTGCGGATGCTCGGCCAGCGCCTGCCGCACGGCGGCCAGCATCAGGCCCAGCTTGCCGAAAACCAGACCGGGACGGCTCAGCAGCCCCCAGGGCAGGGGGCTGAGCTGGAATACCAGTACCGCCAGCCTGGAGCCCAGACCTTCGAGTGTGGGCTGGACAAAATGCTCGACAGCCAGGCGCGGGTCCAGAAAAGCCGGATTGTCTTCGCGTGGCTTGCCTTCCTCGGTGCGCACCTGGGCATCGGTCACGCCGGCAGGGCATTTGACGACGAAGCGAAAGTCCTCATCCACCTGGGCTGCAAACGCCGCGTACTGGCTGGTGGTCAGCGGCCGCCAGAAGGTGCGATCCACACAGATGGTGCGCAGCAGCGGGTGCTGGTGATAGGCGCTCAGGCCTTTCCTGGCCAGTACG
This window encodes:
- a CDS encoding DUF72 domain-containing protein; its protein translation is MPDLFQDDFFADEPPLKASPGQTLPEPVAEPELQTRKPRRGDIALAPQAMQYAQLASQLPANLHMGASTWSYPGWEGLVWDGAYSKDVLARKGLSAYHQHPLLRTICVDRTFWRPLTTSQYAAFAAQVDEDFRFVVKCPAGVTDAQVRTEEGKPREDNPAFLDPRLAVEHFVQPTLEGLGSRLAVLVFQLSPLPWGLLSRPGLVFGKLGLMLAAVRQALAEHPQVVVAVELRDPELLGPALVDTLKAHGATFCLGLHGKMPPIEEQLPILRALWPGPLVCRWNLNRSFGAYGYADAQKKHEPFCEIRSEDQHTRQWLARTVKGITGAGQPAFVTISNDAEGCAPRSIALLAQAIADLPAAR